One region of Triticum aestivum cultivar Chinese Spring chromosome 6B, IWGSC CS RefSeq v2.1, whole genome shotgun sequence genomic DNA includes:
- the LOC123134553 gene encoding U-box domain-containing protein 21 codes for MVTPLPRFRARAFRGAARGAPAEIPLAIRRTWQQPMLVAAAESEPAVPTHFLCPISLDMMRDPVTAPTGITYDRESVEGWLERGHATCPVTGRPLRLEELVPNHATRRVIQEWCVANRGLGVERVPTPRVPISAFDASELLAAVSAAARRGDGPRCRELVARARALGKESERNRRCFVSASAARALSSTYCHLAGQRVVPSTALEEILAAMVVFLPLDVESRGHIASPTSLESVVSILSHSEPLARVSAVVVLREIASSSDRQCLEAMSKTTGIYAALVKLLEKPVSPQATKAALVTAYYLAMHAELAASRLVDLGAVRLLLELLVDADKGTTEKALALLDSLLLTCKGRDEAYAQALAVPVIVKKMQHVSDMATEFAVSALWRLCKNFAADSGGCKAEALQVGAFQKLLLLLQVGCEGATKERASELLRLLNGSRDGAECIDTLDFKALKRPF; via the coding sequence ATGGTCACGCCGCTGCCCCGCTTCCGCGCCCGCGCGTTCCGCGGCGCGGCGCGTGGCGCTCCGGCCGAGATACCGCTCGCTATCAGGCGGACGTGGCAGCAGCCGATGTTGGTCGCCGCCGCCGAGTCGGAGCCTGCCGTACCGACCCACTTCCTGTGCCCGATATCGCTCGACATGATGCGGGACCCCGTGACGGCGCCGACGGGGATCACCTACGACCGGGAGAGCGTGGAGGGGTGGCTGGAGCGCGGCCACGCCACGTGCCCCGTGACCGGCCGGCCGCTGCGGCTGGAGGAGCTCGTACCTAACCATGCCACGAGGAGGGTGATCCAGGAGTGGTGCGTCGCCAACCGGGGACTCGGGGTAGAGCGCGTGCCCACGCCCCGTGTCCCGATCTCTGCCTTCGACGCGTCCGAGCTCCTTGCGGCCGTGTCCGCTGCCGCGAGGCGCGGCGATGGGCCGAGGTGCCGGGAGCTGGTGGCGAGGGCCAGGGCGCTCGGGAAGGAGAGCGAGCGCAACCGCCGGTGCTTCGTGTCCGCCAGCGCCGCCCGCGCGCTCTCCTCAACGTACTGCCATCTTGCCGGCCAGCGGGTGGTGCCATCGACGGCCCTAGAGGAGATCCTGGCGGCGATGGTCGTGTTCTTGCCTCTTGACGTGGAGTCCAGGGGCCACATTGCCTCCCCAACGTCGCTGGAATCCGTCGTGTCTATCCTCTCCCACAGCGAGCCCCTAGCGCGGGTCAGCGCCGTCGTCGTTCTCCGCGAGATCGCCTCCTCATCCGACAGGCAGTGCCTCGAGGCGATGTCAAAGACCACCGGCATATACGCGGCGCTCGTCAAGCTCCTGGAGAAACCCGTCTCGCCCCAGGCCACCAAGGCGGCGCTGGTAACCGCGTACTACCTCGCCATGCACGCCGAGCTCGCCGCGTCCCGACTCGTCGACCTCGGCGCGGTGCGGCTCCTCCTCGAACTGCTGGTGGACGCCGACAAGGGCACGACGGAGAAGGCGCTGGCCCTGCTGGACAGTCTGCTCCTCACATGCAAGGGCCGCGACGAGGCGTACGCGCAGGCGCTGGCCGTGCCGGTGATCGTGAAGAAGATGCAGCACGTGTCCGACATGGCGACGGAGTTCGCCGTGTCGGCGCTGTGGCGGCTGTGCAAGAACTTCGCGGCGGATAGCGGCGGGTGCAAGGCCGAGGCGCTGCAGGTCGGCGCGTTCCagaagctgctcctgctgctgcaggTGGGCTGCGAGGGCGCCACCAAGGAGCGGGCGAGCGAACTGCTCAGGCTTCTCAATGGATCCAGGGACGGCGCCGAGTGCATCGACACGCTGGATTTCAAGGCGCTCAAGAGACCCTTCTGA